In the Leptospira sp. WS4.C2 genome, one interval contains:
- the queF gene encoding preQ(1) synthase: protein MSEKKSESSYEDKQDHIPSWKTPEIEWFANVYAGKEYNIEFTIPEFTAVCPKTGLPDFGSIFIEYIPRDRCVELKSLKEYMMSYRNVGIFHENVVNKILEDFVAAVDPIFVKVVGDYNVRGGVKTIVRREYKA, encoded by the coding sequence ATGTCGGAAAAAAAATCAGAATCTTCATATGAGGACAAACAAGACCATATCCCGTCCTGGAAAACCCCGGAAATCGAATGGTTTGCCAATGTTTATGCCGGAAAAGAATACAATATCGAATTTACCATCCCGGAATTTACCGCCGTTTGCCCTAAAACCGGCCTTCCTGACTTTGGATCCATTTTTATTGAATACATTCCGAGAGATCGTTGTGTCGAACTCAAATCTCTGAAAGAATACATGATGTCCTACAGAAATGTGGGAATTTTCCACGAAAACGTGGTAAACAAAATCCTAGAAGACTTTGTGGCTGCCGTGGATCCCATTTTTGTTAAAGTGGTGGGTGATTACAATGTTCGAGGTGGTGTAAAAACCATCGTTAGGCGAGAATACAAGGCATAA
- a CDS encoding ferredoxin codes for MRKAYVDKDNCTSCNQCADNMPKYFMMDEDDVSQTHIAGASINDAAIPEEDEKKVQKEMDECPGECIHWKKH; via the coding sequence ATGAGAAAGGCTTATGTAGACAAAGACAATTGTACTTCTTGTAACCAGTGTGCTGATAATATGCCAAAATATTTTATGATGGATGAGGATGATGTTTCCCAAACCCATATCGCGGGAGCTTCCATCAATGATGCTGCTATCCCAGAGGAAGATGAAAAAAAGGTGCAAAAGGAAATGGATGAATGCCCCGGCGAATGCATCCACTGGAAAAAACACTAA
- a CDS encoding SemiSWEET transporter produces the protein MENLIGYIAAFLTTVSFLPQVLRVVMTKQTRDISRNMYIMFFLGVLLWFVYGVLKSDFPIILANIVTIFFVSIILFYKLKEEKI, from the coding sequence ATGGAAAACCTAATTGGCTACATTGCCGCTTTTTTAACCACCGTTTCCTTCCTTCCGCAAGTCTTACGAGTGGTGATGACAAAACAAACTCGTGATATCAGTCGTAATATGTACATTATGTTTTTTTTGGGTGTTCTGTTGTGGTTTGTTTACGGAGTTCTAAAATCGGATTTTCCAATCATACTCGCAAACATAGTTACCATTTTTTTCGTATCTATCATTCTATTTTATAAACTCAAAGAGGAGAAAATATGA